Proteins from a single region of Gasterosteus aculeatus chromosome 20, fGasAcu3.hap1.1, whole genome shotgun sequence:
- the ddr1 gene encoding epithelial discoidin domain-containing receptor 1 isoform X6 — protein MALPTLRLFPVTMVTVLVALVSSSGDHEWHFKPAQCRYALGMEDGTIPDSDITASSAWSDSTEAKHGRLSTGEGDGAWCPAKAVFPSGSEYLQVDLHKLHFLALVGTQGRHADGHGQEFARSYRLHYSRDGVKWLTWKDRCGTETVSGNENTYDVVLKDLGPPIVARMVRFYPLADRVMSVCLRVELYGCLWNDGLTAYTAPVGHVMHLSGIPIYLNDSTYDGSTEQGMQFGGLGQLCDGVLGGDDFIQTKELRVWPGYDYLGWSREALGQGSVDIEFHFEKPRVFHNMQVHSNNRHTQGVRVFSKVECLFKPGILQPWSPELTLPVPLEDLKDPSSRPISLPLGGRPAQILRCKFYFADRWLLISEISFLSEPFQEDATGKDFFPTKIPTTISTHPPVNPTSSSPTPSHGSSNTTAGPYEPPTTTSSFLMDTTGNWTLSDAEFGASTPRAGLPVVKDDRSNTAILIGCLVGIILLLLAVIAVILWRQYWKKILGKAQGSLSSDELRVHLSVPSDNVVINNTHSYSSRYQRIHTFPDDRDHDREGDGEYQEPSALLRPRDPRDSTDHRNGSRPVVVPNTSEPQQKSLNVAQACCLDMEKGFPPTQEEPPPYPGSPPYPSLSPPVSPPLPPSVPHYAEADIVSLQGVSGNNTYAVPALASSSPGADGAALPELPRQFLVFKEKLGEGQFGEVHLCEIENPQDLSNLEFPFNVRKGRPLLVAVKILRPDASKNARNDFLKEVKILSRLKDPNIIRLLGVCVSSDPLCMVTEYMECGDLNQYLSHRVLLDKTGPSHNTPTISYPALISMASQIASGMMFLSSLNFVHRDLATRNCLVGGEKGDSGEDEGGERHIKIADFGMSRNLYAGDYYRIQGRAVLPIRWMAWECILMGKFTTASDVWAFGVTLWEMLSVCQEQPYSNLTDEQVIDNAGEFFRDQGRQVYLNKPAVCPQGLYELMLSCWNRDCKLRPSFADIHSFLTDDAMNMV, from the exons ATGGCCTTGCCGACCCTGCGGCTGTTTCCCGTCACCATGGTCACAGTCCTGGTAGCGCTGGTGTCTTCTTCGGGGGACCACGAGTGGCACTTCAAACCAG CTCAGTGTCGTTACGCCCTCGGGATGGAGGATGGCACCATCCCAGACTCTGACATCACTGCCTCCAGCGCCTGGTCCGACTCTACTGAGGCCAAACATGGAAG ATTGAGCACTGGAGAGGGGGACGGAGCATGGTGTCCTGCAAAGGCCGTTTTCCCCAGTGGGTCAGAATACCTTCAG GTGGACCTGCACAAACTCCACTTCCTGGCCCTGGTTGGTACCCAGGGTCGTCACGCCGACGGGCACGGGCAGGAGTTTGCTCGCAGTTATCGGCTCCACTATTCCCGAGACGGGGTGAAATGGCTCACTTGGAAGGACCGCTGTGGCACGGAA ACGGTGTCGGGGAATGAGAACACGTATGATGTTGTGCTGAAAGATCTGGGCCCTCCCATAGTGGCCCGCATGGTGCGCTTTTACCCTCTGGCTGACCGCGTTATGAGCGTTTGCCTTCGGGTAGAGCTCTACGGTTGTCTTTGGAACG ATGGGTTGACGGCGTACACCGCTCCAGTGGGTCACGTCATGCATCTATCTGGCATACCCATCTACCTAAATGACTCCACCTACGATGGGAGCACCGAGCAAGG GATGCAGTTCGGAGGCCTGGGTCAACTGTGTGACGGCGTCCTGGGAGGAGATGACTTCATACAAACTAAAGAGCTGAGGGTGTGGCCTGGCTATGACTACCTGGGCTGGAGCAGGGAAGCCCTTGGGCAAGGCAGCGTGGATATTGAGTTTCACTTTGAGAAGCCGCGTGTCTTCCACAACATGCAG GTTCACAGTAACAACCGCCACACTCAGGGCGTGCGGGTCTTTAGCAAGGTAGAGTGTCTTTTCAAGCCCGGCATCCTCCAGCCCTGGTCCCCCGAGCTCACCCTGCCTGTGCCCCTCGAGGATCTGAAAGACCCCTCATCCAGACCCATCTCCCTCCCGCTGGGTGGCCGGCCGGCTCAGATCCTCCGCTGCAAATTCTACTTTGCTGACCGCTGGCTCCTGATCAGCGAGATATCCTTCCTCTCTG AGCCCTTTCAGGAGGATGCTACGGGGAAGGATTTCTTTCCCACAAAGATTCCCACCACCATCTCCACTCATCCTCCCGTCAAccccacttcctcctctcccacgCCGAGCCACGGCTCCTCCAACACCACTGCCGGCCCATATG aaccccccaccaccacctcctccttcctgaTGGACACCACTGGTAACTGGACGCTGTCAG ATGCCGAATTTGGTGCCAGCACTCCAAGGGCGGGCCTTCCCGTAGTCAAAGATGACCGCAGTAATACAGCTATTCTGATTGGCTGCCTGGTGGGCATCATCCTTCTACTGCTGGCTGTCATAGCGGTCATTCTGTGGAGGCAGTACTGGAAAAAGATACTTGGCAAG GCCCAGGGAAGCCTATCCAGTGATGAGCTGCGGGTTCACCTGTCGGTCCCCTCGGACAACGTGGtcatcaacaacacacacagctactCCAGCCGCTACCAGCGCATCCACACGTTCCCCGACGACCGCGACCACGAccgagagggagatggagagtaTCAGGAGCCCAGCGCGCTGCTCCGGCCGAGGGATCCCAGAGACAGCACAG ATCACAGAAACGGCTCGAGACCCGTAGTCGTCCCCAACACCTCTGAGCCCCAGCAAAAGAGCCTCAATGTGGCCCAGG CCTGTTGTTTGGACATGGAGAAAGGTTTCCCCCCGACTCAGGAGGAGCCTCCTCCCTATCCCGGCTCCCCTCCGTACCCCTCCCTGTCGCCCCCCGTTTCTCCCCCACTGCCTCCCAGCGTGCCTCACTACGCTGAGGCCGACATCGTGAGCCTGCAGGGTGTCAGCGGCAACAACACCTACGCCGTTCCTGCCTTGGCCTCCTCCAGCCCTGGGGCCGACGGCGCCGCGCTCCCGGAGCTGCCGCGGCAATTTCTCGTCTTCAAAGAGAAGCTGGGCGAGGGGCAGTTTGGAGAA GTTCACCTGTGTGAAATCGAGAACCCTCAGGACCTTTCCAACCTGGAGTTTCCCTTTAACGTGAGGAAAGGTCGCCCTCTTCTGGTCGCAGTGAAGATCCTGCGCCCGGACGCCTCTAAGAATGCCAG GAACGACTTCCTGAAAGAGGTGAAGATCCTGTCTCGCCTGAAGGACCCGAACATCATCCGTCtgctgggagtgtgtgtgagcagtgaTCCTCTCTGTATGGTCACCGAGTACATGGAATGTGGAGACCTGAACCAGTACCTGTCCCACCGAGTGCTTCTGGACAAGACGGGACCTTCTCATAACACCCCGACCATCAG TTACCCGGCCCTCATCTCCATGGCCAGCCAGATCGCGTCAGGAATGATGTTCCTCTCCTCGCTCAACTTTGTGCACCGGGATCTGGCCACACGGAACTGCCTGGTCGGGGGCGAGAAGGGAGATAGCGGAGAGGACGAGGGCGGCGAGCGTCACATCAAGATAGCGGACTTTGGCATGAGCAGGAACTTGTACGCAGGAGACTACTACAGGATCCAGGGCCGAGCTGTGCTGCCAATCCGCTGGATGGCCTGGGAGTGTATACTCATG GGTAAGTTCACCACGGCCAGCGACGTGTGGGCGTTCGGGGTCACTCTGTGGGAGATGCTGAGCGTTTGTCAGGAGCAGCCGTACTCCAACCTCACAGATGAACAAGTCATTGACAACGCTGGGGAGTTCTTCAGAGACCAGGGCAGACAG GTGTATCTGAACAAGCCGGCTGTGTGTCCTCAAGGTCTCTACGAGCTCATGTTGAGCTGCTGGAACAGAGACTGCAAGCTCCGCCCGTCCTTTGCAGACATCCACTCCTTTCTTACCGACGATGCCATGAACATGGTgtag
- the ddr1 gene encoding epithelial discoidin domain-containing receptor 1 isoform X4 produces MALPTLRLFPVTMVTVLVALVSSSGDHEWHFKPAQCRYALGMEDGTIPDSDITASSAWSDSTEAKHGRLSTGEGDGAWCPAKAVFPSGSEYLQVDLHKLHFLALVGTQGRHADGHGQEFARSYRLHYSRDGVKWLTWKDRCGTETVSGNENTYDVVLKDLGPPIVARMVRFYPLADRVMSVCLRVELYGCLWNDGLTAYTAPVGHVMHLSGIPIYLNDSTYDGSTEQGMQFGGLGQLCDGVLGGDDFIQTKELRVWPGYDYLGWSREALGQGSVDIEFHFEKPRVFHNMQVHSNNRHTQGVRVFSKVECLFKPGILQPWSPELTLPVPLEDLKDPSSRPISLPLGGRPAQILRCKFYFADRWLLISEISFLSEPFQEDATGKDFFPTKIPTTISTHPPVNPTSSSPTPSHGSSNTTAGPYEPPTTTSSFLMDTTGNWTLSDAEFGASTPRAGLPVVKDDRSNTAILIGCLVGIILLLLAVIAVILWRQYWKKILGKAQGSLSSDELRVHLSVPSDNVVINNTHSYSSRYQRIHTFPDDRDHDREGDGEYQEPSALLRPRDPRDSTALLLNNPAYHLLLSDHRNGSRPVVVPNTSEPQQKSLNVAQACCLDMEKGFPPTQEEPPPYPGSPPYPSLSPPVSPPLPPSVPHYAEADIVSLQGVSGNNTYAVPALASSSPGADGAALPELPRQFLVFKEKLGEGQFGEVHLCEIENPQDLSNLEFPFNVRKGRPLLVAVKILRPDASKNARNDFLKEVKILSRLKDPNIIRLLGVCVSSDPLCMVTEYMECGDLNQYLSHRVLLDKTGPSHNTPTISYPALISMASQIASGMMFLSSLNFVHRDLATRNCLVGGEKGDSGEDEGGERHIKIADFGMSRNLYAGDYYRIQGRAVLPIRWMAWECILMGKFTTASDVWAFGVTLWEMLSVCQEQPYSNLTDEQVIDNAGEFFRDQGRQVYLNKPAVCPQGLYELMLSCWNRDCKLRPSFADIHSFLTDDAMNMV; encoded by the exons ATGGCCTTGCCGACCCTGCGGCTGTTTCCCGTCACCATGGTCACAGTCCTGGTAGCGCTGGTGTCTTCTTCGGGGGACCACGAGTGGCACTTCAAACCAG CTCAGTGTCGTTACGCCCTCGGGATGGAGGATGGCACCATCCCAGACTCTGACATCACTGCCTCCAGCGCCTGGTCCGACTCTACTGAGGCCAAACATGGAAG ATTGAGCACTGGAGAGGGGGACGGAGCATGGTGTCCTGCAAAGGCCGTTTTCCCCAGTGGGTCAGAATACCTTCAG GTGGACCTGCACAAACTCCACTTCCTGGCCCTGGTTGGTACCCAGGGTCGTCACGCCGACGGGCACGGGCAGGAGTTTGCTCGCAGTTATCGGCTCCACTATTCCCGAGACGGGGTGAAATGGCTCACTTGGAAGGACCGCTGTGGCACGGAA ACGGTGTCGGGGAATGAGAACACGTATGATGTTGTGCTGAAAGATCTGGGCCCTCCCATAGTGGCCCGCATGGTGCGCTTTTACCCTCTGGCTGACCGCGTTATGAGCGTTTGCCTTCGGGTAGAGCTCTACGGTTGTCTTTGGAACG ATGGGTTGACGGCGTACACCGCTCCAGTGGGTCACGTCATGCATCTATCTGGCATACCCATCTACCTAAATGACTCCACCTACGATGGGAGCACCGAGCAAGG GATGCAGTTCGGAGGCCTGGGTCAACTGTGTGACGGCGTCCTGGGAGGAGATGACTTCATACAAACTAAAGAGCTGAGGGTGTGGCCTGGCTATGACTACCTGGGCTGGAGCAGGGAAGCCCTTGGGCAAGGCAGCGTGGATATTGAGTTTCACTTTGAGAAGCCGCGTGTCTTCCACAACATGCAG GTTCACAGTAACAACCGCCACACTCAGGGCGTGCGGGTCTTTAGCAAGGTAGAGTGTCTTTTCAAGCCCGGCATCCTCCAGCCCTGGTCCCCCGAGCTCACCCTGCCTGTGCCCCTCGAGGATCTGAAAGACCCCTCATCCAGACCCATCTCCCTCCCGCTGGGTGGCCGGCCGGCTCAGATCCTCCGCTGCAAATTCTACTTTGCTGACCGCTGGCTCCTGATCAGCGAGATATCCTTCCTCTCTG AGCCCTTTCAGGAGGATGCTACGGGGAAGGATTTCTTTCCCACAAAGATTCCCACCACCATCTCCACTCATCCTCCCGTCAAccccacttcctcctctcccacgCCGAGCCACGGCTCCTCCAACACCACTGCCGGCCCATATG aaccccccaccaccacctcctccttcctgaTGGACACCACTGGTAACTGGACGCTGTCAG ATGCCGAATTTGGTGCCAGCACTCCAAGGGCGGGCCTTCCCGTAGTCAAAGATGACCGCAGTAATACAGCTATTCTGATTGGCTGCCTGGTGGGCATCATCCTTCTACTGCTGGCTGTCATAGCGGTCATTCTGTGGAGGCAGTACTGGAAAAAGATACTTGGCAAG GCCCAGGGAAGCCTATCCAGTGATGAGCTGCGGGTTCACCTGTCGGTCCCCTCGGACAACGTGGtcatcaacaacacacacagctactCCAGCCGCTACCAGCGCATCCACACGTTCCCCGACGACCGCGACCACGAccgagagggagatggagagtaTCAGGAGCCCAGCGCGCTGCTCCGGCCGAGGGATCCCAGAGACAGCACAG CCTTGCTGTTAAACAACCCAGCCTACCACCTGCTCCTGTCAGATCACAGAAACGGCTCGAGACCCGTAGTCGTCCCCAACACCTCTGAGCCCCAGCAAAAGAGCCTCAATGTGGCCCAGG CCTGTTGTTTGGACATGGAGAAAGGTTTCCCCCCGACTCAGGAGGAGCCTCCTCCCTATCCCGGCTCCCCTCCGTACCCCTCCCTGTCGCCCCCCGTTTCTCCCCCACTGCCTCCCAGCGTGCCTCACTACGCTGAGGCCGACATCGTGAGCCTGCAGGGTGTCAGCGGCAACAACACCTACGCCGTTCCTGCCTTGGCCTCCTCCAGCCCTGGGGCCGACGGCGCCGCGCTCCCGGAGCTGCCGCGGCAATTTCTCGTCTTCAAAGAGAAGCTGGGCGAGGGGCAGTTTGGAGAA GTTCACCTGTGTGAAATCGAGAACCCTCAGGACCTTTCCAACCTGGAGTTTCCCTTTAACGTGAGGAAAGGTCGCCCTCTTCTGGTCGCAGTGAAGATCCTGCGCCCGGACGCCTCTAAGAATGCCAG GAACGACTTCCTGAAAGAGGTGAAGATCCTGTCTCGCCTGAAGGACCCGAACATCATCCGTCtgctgggagtgtgtgtgagcagtgaTCCTCTCTGTATGGTCACCGAGTACATGGAATGTGGAGACCTGAACCAGTACCTGTCCCACCGAGTGCTTCTGGACAAGACGGGACCTTCTCATAACACCCCGACCATCAG TTACCCGGCCCTCATCTCCATGGCCAGCCAGATCGCGTCAGGAATGATGTTCCTCTCCTCGCTCAACTTTGTGCACCGGGATCTGGCCACACGGAACTGCCTGGTCGGGGGCGAGAAGGGAGATAGCGGAGAGGACGAGGGCGGCGAGCGTCACATCAAGATAGCGGACTTTGGCATGAGCAGGAACTTGTACGCAGGAGACTACTACAGGATCCAGGGCCGAGCTGTGCTGCCAATCCGCTGGATGGCCTGGGAGTGTATACTCATG GGTAAGTTCACCACGGCCAGCGACGTGTGGGCGTTCGGGGTCACTCTGTGGGAGATGCTGAGCGTTTGTCAGGAGCAGCCGTACTCCAACCTCACAGATGAACAAGTCATTGACAACGCTGGGGAGTTCTTCAGAGACCAGGGCAGACAG GTGTATCTGAACAAGCCGGCTGTGTGTCCTCAAGGTCTCTACGAGCTCATGTTGAGCTGCTGGAACAGAGACTGCAAGCTCCGCCCGTCCTTTGCAGACATCCACTCCTTTCTTACCGACGATGCCATGAACATGGTgtag
- the ddr1 gene encoding epithelial discoidin domain-containing receptor 1 isoform X7, which yields MALPTLRLFPVTMVTVLVALVSSSGDHEWHFKPAQCRYALGMEDGTIPDSDITASSAWSDSTEAKHGRLSTGEGDGAWCPAKAVFPSGSEYLQVDLHKLHFLALVGTQGRHADGHGQEFARSYRLHYSRDGVKWLTWKDRCGTETVSGNENTYDVVLKDLGPPIVARMVRFYPLADRVMSVCLRVELYGCLWNDGLTAYTAPVGHVMHLSGIPIYLNDSTYDGSTEQGMQFGGLGQLCDGVLGGDDFIQTKELRVWPGYDYLGWSREALGQGSVDIEFHFEKPRVFHNMQVHSNNRHTQGVRVFSKVECLFKPGILQPWSPELTLPVPLEDLKDPSSRPISLPLGGRPAQILRCKFYFADRWLLISEISFLSEPFQEDATGKDFFPTKIPTTISTHPPVNPTSSSPTPSHGSSNTTAGPYDAEFGASTPRAGLPVVKDDRSNTAILIGCLVGIILLLLAVIAVILWRQYWKKILGKAQGSLSSDELRVHLSVPSDNVVINNTHSYSSRYQRIHTFPDDRDHDREGDGEYQEPSALLRPRDPRDSTALLLNNPAYHLLLSDHRNGSRPVVVPNTSEPQQKSLNVAQACCLDMEKGFPPTQEEPPPYPGSPPYPSLSPPVSPPLPPSVPHYAEADIVSLQGVSGNNTYAVPALASSSPGADGAALPELPRQFLVFKEKLGEGQFGEVHLCEIENPQDLSNLEFPFNVRKGRPLLVAVKILRPDASKNARNDFLKEVKILSRLKDPNIIRLLGVCVSSDPLCMVTEYMECGDLNQYLSHRVLLDKTGPSHNTPTISYPALISMASQIASGMMFLSSLNFVHRDLATRNCLVGGEKGDSGEDEGGERHIKIADFGMSRNLYAGDYYRIQGRAVLPIRWMAWECILMGKFTTASDVWAFGVTLWEMLSVCQEQPYSNLTDEQVIDNAGEFFRDQGRQVYLNKPAVCPQGLYELMLSCWNRDCKLRPSFADIHSFLTDDAMNMV from the exons ATGGCCTTGCCGACCCTGCGGCTGTTTCCCGTCACCATGGTCACAGTCCTGGTAGCGCTGGTGTCTTCTTCGGGGGACCACGAGTGGCACTTCAAACCAG CTCAGTGTCGTTACGCCCTCGGGATGGAGGATGGCACCATCCCAGACTCTGACATCACTGCCTCCAGCGCCTGGTCCGACTCTACTGAGGCCAAACATGGAAG ATTGAGCACTGGAGAGGGGGACGGAGCATGGTGTCCTGCAAAGGCCGTTTTCCCCAGTGGGTCAGAATACCTTCAG GTGGACCTGCACAAACTCCACTTCCTGGCCCTGGTTGGTACCCAGGGTCGTCACGCCGACGGGCACGGGCAGGAGTTTGCTCGCAGTTATCGGCTCCACTATTCCCGAGACGGGGTGAAATGGCTCACTTGGAAGGACCGCTGTGGCACGGAA ACGGTGTCGGGGAATGAGAACACGTATGATGTTGTGCTGAAAGATCTGGGCCCTCCCATAGTGGCCCGCATGGTGCGCTTTTACCCTCTGGCTGACCGCGTTATGAGCGTTTGCCTTCGGGTAGAGCTCTACGGTTGTCTTTGGAACG ATGGGTTGACGGCGTACACCGCTCCAGTGGGTCACGTCATGCATCTATCTGGCATACCCATCTACCTAAATGACTCCACCTACGATGGGAGCACCGAGCAAGG GATGCAGTTCGGAGGCCTGGGTCAACTGTGTGACGGCGTCCTGGGAGGAGATGACTTCATACAAACTAAAGAGCTGAGGGTGTGGCCTGGCTATGACTACCTGGGCTGGAGCAGGGAAGCCCTTGGGCAAGGCAGCGTGGATATTGAGTTTCACTTTGAGAAGCCGCGTGTCTTCCACAACATGCAG GTTCACAGTAACAACCGCCACACTCAGGGCGTGCGGGTCTTTAGCAAGGTAGAGTGTCTTTTCAAGCCCGGCATCCTCCAGCCCTGGTCCCCCGAGCTCACCCTGCCTGTGCCCCTCGAGGATCTGAAAGACCCCTCATCCAGACCCATCTCCCTCCCGCTGGGTGGCCGGCCGGCTCAGATCCTCCGCTGCAAATTCTACTTTGCTGACCGCTGGCTCCTGATCAGCGAGATATCCTTCCTCTCTG AGCCCTTTCAGGAGGATGCTACGGGGAAGGATTTCTTTCCCACAAAGATTCCCACCACCATCTCCACTCATCCTCCCGTCAAccccacttcctcctctcccacgCCGAGCCACGGCTCCTCCAACACCACTGCCGGCCCATATG ATGCCGAATTTGGTGCCAGCACTCCAAGGGCGGGCCTTCCCGTAGTCAAAGATGACCGCAGTAATACAGCTATTCTGATTGGCTGCCTGGTGGGCATCATCCTTCTACTGCTGGCTGTCATAGCGGTCATTCTGTGGAGGCAGTACTGGAAAAAGATACTTGGCAAG GCCCAGGGAAGCCTATCCAGTGATGAGCTGCGGGTTCACCTGTCGGTCCCCTCGGACAACGTGGtcatcaacaacacacacagctactCCAGCCGCTACCAGCGCATCCACACGTTCCCCGACGACCGCGACCACGAccgagagggagatggagagtaTCAGGAGCCCAGCGCGCTGCTCCGGCCGAGGGATCCCAGAGACAGCACAG CCTTGCTGTTAAACAACCCAGCCTACCACCTGCTCCTGTCAGATCACAGAAACGGCTCGAGACCCGTAGTCGTCCCCAACACCTCTGAGCCCCAGCAAAAGAGCCTCAATGTGGCCCAGG CCTGTTGTTTGGACATGGAGAAAGGTTTCCCCCCGACTCAGGAGGAGCCTCCTCCCTATCCCGGCTCCCCTCCGTACCCCTCCCTGTCGCCCCCCGTTTCTCCCCCACTGCCTCCCAGCGTGCCTCACTACGCTGAGGCCGACATCGTGAGCCTGCAGGGTGTCAGCGGCAACAACACCTACGCCGTTCCTGCCTTGGCCTCCTCCAGCCCTGGGGCCGACGGCGCCGCGCTCCCGGAGCTGCCGCGGCAATTTCTCGTCTTCAAAGAGAAGCTGGGCGAGGGGCAGTTTGGAGAA GTTCACCTGTGTGAAATCGAGAACCCTCAGGACCTTTCCAACCTGGAGTTTCCCTTTAACGTGAGGAAAGGTCGCCCTCTTCTGGTCGCAGTGAAGATCCTGCGCCCGGACGCCTCTAAGAATGCCAG GAACGACTTCCTGAAAGAGGTGAAGATCCTGTCTCGCCTGAAGGACCCGAACATCATCCGTCtgctgggagtgtgtgtgagcagtgaTCCTCTCTGTATGGTCACCGAGTACATGGAATGTGGAGACCTGAACCAGTACCTGTCCCACCGAGTGCTTCTGGACAAGACGGGACCTTCTCATAACACCCCGACCATCAG TTACCCGGCCCTCATCTCCATGGCCAGCCAGATCGCGTCAGGAATGATGTTCCTCTCCTCGCTCAACTTTGTGCACCGGGATCTGGCCACACGGAACTGCCTGGTCGGGGGCGAGAAGGGAGATAGCGGAGAGGACGAGGGCGGCGAGCGTCACATCAAGATAGCGGACTTTGGCATGAGCAGGAACTTGTACGCAGGAGACTACTACAGGATCCAGGGCCGAGCTGTGCTGCCAATCCGCTGGATGGCCTGGGAGTGTATACTCATG GGTAAGTTCACCACGGCCAGCGACGTGTGGGCGTTCGGGGTCACTCTGTGGGAGATGCTGAGCGTTTGTCAGGAGCAGCCGTACTCCAACCTCACAGATGAACAAGTCATTGACAACGCTGGGGAGTTCTTCAGAGACCAGGGCAGACAG GTGTATCTGAACAAGCCGGCTGTGTGTCCTCAAGGTCTCTACGAGCTCATGTTGAGCTGCTGGAACAGAGACTGCAAGCTCCGCCCGTCCTTTGCAGACATCCACTCCTTTCTTACCGACGATGCCATGAACATGGTgtag